GGCGCGGGACCCGGCGATCCACCCCCACAGCGTCGCGACGATCGCGGCCACGGCGAGGCACGCGAGAAGGGTGAGGGCCGCGGGCCACCACACGATCGCGACGAGGACGACCGCCCCGAGGGCCACGAGCGCCGACGAGACGAGGGGCTGAACGACCCGGAGTGGAAGGTTCTGCAGGTCGTCGACGTCATCGACGAGCGCGCCGAGCACCGAGCCGCGGCGGGTGCGCGAGAGGCCGTCGGGGGCGAGCGGAACGAGTCGTCGCACGAGCGACGCGCGTGTCGTCGCGAGTTGCCGGAGCGTCGCGTCGTGCCCCGACAGGCGCTCGAGATATCGGAAGACCGACCGTGTCAGCGCGAAGAACCGCACACCGACGACGGCGACCGACAGATACAGGACGGGCGGCATCTCGCTCGCGCGCACGATAAGCCACGCGCTCGTCGCGAGGAGGGCGACGGCGGAGGCCTCGGCGATGAAGCCCGCGGCGAGGGCAGGCCAGAACCGGCGGAGGGAGGGGAGCGCACCGCGGAGAACGTCCCGCGTCGTGACAGCCTGCTGGGCACTCACGCGATCACCTCGCTCGGCTCGATCCGCACGACCTGATCGGCGATGTCGCGGGCGGTCGTGCGGTGCGACACCAGGAGCACCGTCGCGCCGTCGTCGGCGAGTGAGCGGATGCTCTGCCAGAGACGATTCTCGGTCGTCGCGTCAAGGGCCGCGCTCGGCTCATCGACGGCGACGACGGCGGCCCGGCCCGAGAGGTACCGGTAGAACGAACGCGCGACCGCGACGCGCTGTGCCTGACCGCCCGAGATTCCCGAGCCGCGGACGCCGAGCTCGTACGACGGCGGCAGGTCGGCCGCGCAGGCGAGGGAGAGGGCGTGCGTGACGAGCGCGGCATCCGGATTCTCGTCGCCCAGAGCGACGTTGGCCGCGATCGTTCCCGTCACCAGTCCCGGCTGCTGACCTGCCCACGCGAGCCACGACGCGGGCGCGAGGGTGCGCACGTCGACGGCATCGACCTCGGCGACCCCGTCGAAGGTCGCTGCGCCGCGGAGCGCCGCGAGGAGGCTCGACTTGCCTGCGCCGCTCGGCCCTTCGATGAGCGTCACGGTTCCGGGCATCGCCGTGAAGGAGACCGCGGGGAGAGCTTGTCCTCCGCGCACGACCCGGAGCTCGCGGACCACCAGTGTTGCCGCCGGCACGCGCGACGTCTCCGATCGGGGTCTCGCGGACGGTTCCGAGGCGCGCGCGGTGTCGCGGGTCCTTGCTGCGTCGAGCACATCGAAGACGTCGTCCGTCGCGGCGACGCCCTCGGATGCCGCGTGGAACTGCACGCCCACTTGACGCAGCGGCAGGTACGCCTCGGGAGCCAGCAGCAGCACGAAGAGTCCGACGGCGAGCGTGAGCGACCCGTCGATGAGTCGGAAGCCGATCGAGACGGCGACGATCGCGACGGCGATCGACGCGAGGAACTCGAGCGCGAACCCCGACAGGAACGAGACGCGCAAGACCCTCATCGTCTCGCGGCGGTAGTCGTCGGTGACGCGCTCGATGGATGCCGCGGCGCGGTGCTGCCTCCCGAACACCTTGAGGGTCGAAAGTCCCTGCACCGTGTCGGAGAAGCGCGAGGCGAGACGCTGCAGCGTCTTCCACTGACGCTCCTGCACGGCTCGCGTCGCAAGGCCGATGAGCACCATGAAGATCGGGATGAGGGGGATCGTGAGGACGACGGTGAGACCCGAGATCCAGTCCTGCCACCACATGACCGCGATGATGAGCGGAGTCGCGACGACCGTCTGCACGAGTTGCGGAAGGTAGCGTCCGAAGTACGCCTCGAGGGCGTCCAGGCCACGTCCGGCCGTGAGGGCGAGTTCGGCCGAGTTGCGCGTCGAGAGCCACTCGGGGCCGAGCGCCCCGACGGCCACGACGAGTGCGCTCCGAAGCTCCGTCTGCACCCGTGCCGCCGCGCGCGAGGCGACGGCCTCACGCGCCCACAGGAGGAGCGCACGCACGATGACGACGGCGCCTAGGGCGCCGAGCGTGGGCAGGAGCTCGGGGAGCGGCATCCCCTCGATCGCCCCCACGATCGCGGTGGTCAGGAACCACGCGAAGGCGACGATGACCGCCGTGTGAACGAAAGCGATCGCGGCGATGACGATGAAGAAGCTGCGCGACGACCGCGCATACCGGAGGAGTCGCGGATCGACGGGCTTCGCCCGCGTGCGCGGGGGAGCCTCCACGATGTCAGTCATGCCGCTTCGAGCCTACCCAGCGCATCCGAGCGCCAGCGCTCGTCAGTGCGCAGTGCTCGTCAGTGTGCAGGAACGCTCGCCGCCTTCTCGATCTTGGACCTCGTGATGCGCTTGCGGAAGATCCAGTAGGTCCACGCCTGATACGCGAGCACGAGGGGGAGGAAGATGAGCGCCGCCCACGACATGATCGTCAAGGTGTAGTCCGTGCTCGACGCGTTCTCGATCGTCAGGCTGTTCGTGGCCATGTCGACCGTCGACGGCATGACATAGGGGAAGAGCGCGAACCAGAGCGCGAGGACGGCCGTCACGATCGTGAAGGCGCCGAAGCCGAACGCCCATCCCTCTCGTCCGCGCGCGTTGGCGATCCACGACGAGATCAGCAGGACGGCGGCGATCGCCGCGCACAGGACGGTGAGCCACACGAGGTCGCGCCCCTCCGAGAACGCCAGCCCGATCGTCCACGCGAGGAAGAGGGCCGCGACGATGATCGTGAGGAATCCGGCTCGTCCCGCGAGCTTGCGGGCGTCGGCGGCGACCTGTCCGTCGGTCTTGAGCGCGACGAAGTAGATGCCGTGCGTGAAGAACAGCAGCAGGGTCGTGAGCCCGCCGAGGAGCCCGTACGGGTTCAAGAGTGTGAGCACGGATCCCATGAACTCGTGGTCGGCATCCAGCGGAACGCCCTGCACGATGTTGGCGACCGCGACGCCCCACAGGAACGCGGGAACGGCCGAGCCGATCACGATCATGCGATCGAAGTTGCGCCGCCACCGGACGCTGTCGCGCTGGTGCCGGTACTCGAAGGAGACGCCGCGCGCGATGAGGGCGAGGAGGATCAGCAGAAGCGGCAGATAGAAGCCGCTGAAGAGCGTCGCGTACCACTCGGGGAAAGCAGCGAAGAGGCACGCGCCGGCGACGATGACCCACGTCTCGTTGAGGTCCCACACGGGGCCGATCGTGTTGATGATCTGGCGGCGCGAGATGTCGTCCTTGCCGAGGAAGGGCAGCGACATCCCGACGCCGAAGTCGAAGCCGTCGAGGACGAAATACCCGACGAACAGGAAGCCGACGATGAAGAACCAGAGGTATGCGAGATCCATGTCAGCTCCTAGTACACCGTCGTCGGGGTGTCTTCGACGGACTGCGGCTGGGCGGGCTCCGAGCCCGGTTCGGGAAGGGGATCGGGCCCCTTCTGAGAGGTCTTCACGATGAGTCCGATCTCGACGACCGCGAGGATCGCGTAGATGAGGGTGAAGGCCGTGAGCGAGATGAGGACGGTCCAGCCCGGGACGCTCGGCGAGACGCCGTCCTCCGTGAGCATGAGTCCGAATACGATCCACGGCTGGCGGCCCATCTCGGTGAACACCCATCCGACGAGGATCGCGAAGAGCGATGCGGGCCATGCCCAGATCGCGATCTTCCACGCCCACGCGGGGACGGGGCGCTTGGCCTTCTTGCGCGTGAGCCACAGGCCCACGACCGCCGAGAGAGCAGCAAGGCCGCCAAGGCCGATCATCCAGCGGAAGGACCAGTAGGTGACCCACAGGATCGGCGCGAAGTTGCCGTCGACCTGATCGGCGAACTGCGGGAACAGCTCATTCGTGTACTGCAGGTTGAGGTCGTTGATGCCCTCGACGCAGCCGTCGAGCGAATGCGTCGACAGAAGCGACAGCAGATAGGGCACACGGATCGAGAACAGCTCGCTCGTGCCGTCCGGGGTCCCGAGCGTGAAGATCGAGAACGACGCGTTCGCTCCGCACGCCGTGTCGAACATCGCCTCGGCTGCGGCCATCTTCATCGGCTGCGTCTGCACCATGACGAGGCTCAGCTGATCTCCCGAGAGCGCGACGCCCGCGAACGCCACGATCATGCCCCAGAGGCCGTAGCGGAGCGCGGGACGCATCATCTCGACGTTCCGGCCGCGCAAGAGCTGCCACGCGGCGATCGAGATGATGACGCCGGCCGTCATCATGAAGGCGGCGAACAGCGTGTGGGGGAGTGCGGCGAGGGCGACGGGGTTGGTGAGGACCGCGAAGAAGTCGTTCATCTCGGCGCGGGAGCCGTCCTGCGCCATCTGGTAGCCGACGGGGTTCTGCATGAAGGCATTGGCGGCGAGGATGAAGTACGCCGAGAACCACGCGCCGATCGTCGCGATCCAGATGGTCGCGAGGTGGACCTTCCGGGGAAGCTTGTCCCAACCGAAGATCCACAGGCCGATGAAGGTCGCTTCGAAGAAGAACGCCATGAGGCCCTCGAAGGCGAGCGGCGCGCCGAAGACGTCGCCCACGAACCGCGAGTAGGACGACCAGTTCATGCCGAACTGGAACTCCTGCACGATGCCGGTGACGACGCCCATCGCGAAGTTGATGAGGAAGATCTTCCCGAAGAAGCGCGTCAGGTGGAGCCACTTGAGGTTTCCCGTCCGCACCCACGCGGTCTGGAAGATCGACACCGTGAGCGCCATGCCGAGCGTGAGCGGGACGAAGAGGAAGTGGTACAGCGTCGTCAGGCCGAACTGCCATCTCGCGAGGAGGAGGGGGTCAAGCAGGTCCACGGTGCGGGGCTCCGATCGCTCAAACCGGTGTGGTCTGACCACAGGATATCATGTGGTCAGACCACACGCACAGGGAATTCTGCGCGTTCTGGTGGTCACGGTACTCACGTGCGGCGCTCCGCGGGAGAGGGTGCCGCCGTGAAAAAAGGACACGGGCAATCCGTGGGCGCTCCCGCGCCGAATCACTCGGAGGCGATTACCCTCGGCAGAGGAAGCGATCCGACGGAAAGGGGGGCGCTCTCATGGCAGCGATCCCCGTGACGATCGGTGCGCGGCGGCCGGAGCCCCTGGCATCCGTTGCGCTTCTCGGCGACGAACCCGGCGACTCGGGGCGTCCTCTCGTCGACACGCACGGCCGCGTCCACCGTGATCTGCGCATCTCGCTCACCGACCGCTGCTCGTTGCGCTGCACGTACTGCATGCCGGAGCAGGGCAACGAATGGCTCGCGAAGTCGAGCATCCTCGGGACGGACGAGATCGTTCACGTCGCCCGCGTCGCCGCCGCGGCGGGGGTCACGACCTTCCGGCTGACGGGGGGAGAGCCGCTTCTGCGCACGGACATCGTCGATGTCGTGCGGCGCATCGCGCAGCTTCGGACCCCCGATGGGGAACCCGTCCATGTCGCCATGACGACGAACGGCATCCGTCTTCCCGATTTCCTGCCCGATCTGCAGGCGGCGGGGCTCGGGCGGCTCAACATCTCACTCGACACGATCCGTCGCGACCGCTTCCGCGAGCTCACTCGTCGTGATCGCCTCGACGACGTGCTCGAGGGGATCGCGGCGGCGCAGCGGTCGGGTCTCAGGCCGCTCAAGATCAACGCCGTCGCGATGCGCGACGTCAACGACGACGAACTGATCGACCTGGTGGCGTTCGCTATCGAGCACGATGCGCAGCTGCGCTTCATCGAGCAGATGCCCCTGGATGCGGGACACACGTGGGATCGTGCGCGCATGGTGACGAGGGCGGAGATCCTCGAAACGCTGTCCGCCCGCTGGGAGCTCACCCCCGTGCCCGGGCGCGGCGGTGCCCCCGCCGAGCGTTGGCAGCTCGACGACGGCCCGCACACGGTCGGCGTGATCGCATCGGTGACGGCGCCGTTCTGCGGTGACTGCGACCGGCTGCGCCTGACCGCCGACGGTCAGCTGCGCAACTGCCTCTTCTCGACGACGGAGTACGATCTGCTGCCTGCGCTGCGCGGTCCGGGTCTTGCGGCGCCGCCGGCCTCGGGTGAGGGTGCGCGCGATGCGGCGATCGAGACGATGCTCCGCTCCTGCGTCCTCGGCAAGCTGCCGGGCCACGCGATCAACGACCCGTCCTTCCTGCAGCCCGCGCGCGGCATGAACGCGATCGGCGGCTGAGGTCGAGCCGGGCCCCTGCGGCGGGCCCCTCCGGCCCGGGGCTAGCATGGCGCCATGGGACGGATCACGGTGCGGCGTCCCGTCGTCCGCGTCTCCTTCGACGCTGACGGGGCCGCGACGACGCGGCGTCGCCCCGACCATCTCGCGGTCGAGGAGCCGCTCGAGATCCGCGTCGGCGGCGATCCGCTCGCCGTCACGATGCGCACCCCCGGACACGACATCGAGTTGGCCGCGGGGTTCCTCGTCTCGGAAGGCGTCATCTCGCGGGGCGAGGAGTACCGGTCCGCGATCCACTGCGGAGGTCCCGGGACGCCCGGTGGCTCGACGGAGAACACGTACAACGTCCTGGACGTCGCTCTGGCGCCCGGTGTCGCACCGCCTTCGCCGGACATCGCGCGCTCGTTCTATACGACGAGCTCGTGCGGTGTGTGCGGAAAGGCGTCGATCGACGCCGTCGAGACGGTCTCGTCGTACGACGTGTCGACGGATGCCGCGACGGTCGCCGCGGGCGATCTTCTCGCGTTCCCCGACCGGCTGAGGGAGCAGCAGGCGGTGTTCGAGAAGACGGGCGGTCTGCACGCCGCGGCGCTCTTCGACGCGGCGTCCGGTGAGATGCTCGTGCTCCGCGAGGACGTCGGTCGGCACAACGCCGTCGACAAGGTCGTGGGGTGGGCGGTGCTCGACGGACGACTTCCCCTCGTCGGCACCGTGCTGCAGGTGTCGGGGCGCGCGAGCTTCGAGCTCGTGCAGAAGGCCGTCATGGCCGGCATCCCGATCCTGTCCGCCGTCTCGGCGCCGTCGTCGCTCGCCGTGGAGCTCGCCGACGCGTCGGGGCTCACTCTCGCGGGGTTCGTGCGCGGCACGTCGCTCAACCTCTACGCGCACCCGGGGCGTGTCACGACCTCGGCGGCGGCCGCCGACTGAGGGTCAGCGCGTCAAGTGCACGACGCAGGTCTCGGGGTCGCACGCGGATGCGATGCCCTCGACTTTGAGCGGGCCGCGGGCTTCGGAGAGCACGCTCTGCATGAGTCCGATGTGCACGCGGCACAGCGTCTCGAGATGGTCGGCCTGTGACGTCGCGTGTGGACACGGTGTGAGATCGATCGTGAGCGCGTGCTCGTCGACGAGCGGATCGAACCCCGCGTCGACGAGATCGTCGACGATCGCGTCGAGCTGGTGCGCGGCGTCCTCATCGAGCGGCCCCGCCGAACCGGGGAGGACGCGCCTCATGAGGTCGCCGCGGCGCGCGGCATCCTGAACACGGGCTCGCGCGACGGGACTCGATGCGTCCGCTTCCCCCGTCGCGGCGCTGTAGAAGACCCGCGGGCGGCCGCGCGTCGTGCGGTGCTCCTTCTCCTGCACGACGTGTCCCGCCGCGACGAGTCGCTGCAGGTGCTCCCGCACGGTGTTGGCGTGGAGCCCTGTGCGCTCGCAGAGCTCCGTGACGGTGCGGCCGGGCTGCTCCTGCAGCAGGTGGAGGATCTCCACGCGCGAGTAACTCGAGATGGCGCTGTACGGGCCCATACCTCGATGATCCCACGCCCCAGCCCCCGCCACCCTGCGCCGAACCACCCTGCGCCGACACTCCGTGATCTCGCCGAGACACCCCGTCAATCGCGCGCAACGACGGGGCGACTCGGCGAGATCGCGGTATCTCGGCGGGACACGGCCAGAGCCAGGGCGGAGCCCCGGTCGCCGAGAAGACCCAAACTGTGCGTAGATCGGCCTGCGAGGGACAGTCTGAGTCTTCTGGCGAGAAGACGCGAACCGCCGGAAGTCGGGCCTAAAAGCGACAGTTCGGGTCTTTTCGGCGGAAGGGCGCCGGGCCGAGAAAGGACGCCGGGGCGGGGAAGGGCGCCGGGGTGAGGAGCGACGCCGGGGTGAGGAGCGACGCCGGGGTGAGGAGCGGCGCCGGGGTGTGGAGGCGGGGTCGGCGGGTCAGGGCGCGATCGCGCGGCGGCGCATGACGATGCCGGCGCTGACCGTCGCGACGAGCACGAGCGTCGCGAACACCAGGAGCACCGCGGTCTCGCTCGCGAATGACAGCGACACACCGACCGCGAGGACGGGGAGCGCGAGTCCGCAGTACGCGATCAAGAAGATGAGCGCGAGCGTCTCTCCGCGGCGCGCCGGGTCGGCGAGGGACGCGGCCGTCGCGATCGCGGAGCGGAAGAGGATGCCGACCCCGGCGCCCGCGATGACGCCACCCGCGATGAAGACCACGAGATGCGGGATGACCGCTCCAACGGCGATGAGTACGAGCCCGACCGCCGATGCGACGATCGCGACCGCGAGTTGGCGCGGGAGCGCGACGCGTGCGAGGAGCACTTGGGCTGTCGCCGCCGACGCGAAGACCGAGAACGCCGTCGCGCCGGCGGCGAG
This genomic stretch from Microbacterium sp. SLBN-146 harbors:
- the cydB gene encoding cytochrome d ubiquinol oxidase subunit II — protein: MDLAYLWFFIVGFLFVGYFVLDGFDFGVGMSLPFLGKDDISRRQIINTIGPVWDLNETWVIVAGACLFAAFPEWYATLFSGFYLPLLLILLALIARGVSFEYRHQRDSVRWRRNFDRMIVIGSAVPAFLWGVAVANIVQGVPLDADHEFMGSVLTLLNPYGLLGGLTTLLLFFTHGIYFVALKTDGQVAADARKLAGRAGFLTIIVAALFLAWTIGLAFSEGRDLVWLTVLCAAIAAVLLISSWIANARGREGWAFGFGAFTIVTAVLALWFALFPYVMPSTVDMATNSLTIENASSTDYTLTIMSWAALIFLPLVLAYQAWTYWIFRKRITRSKIEKAASVPAH
- the fdhD gene encoding formate dehydrogenase accessory sulfurtransferase FdhD, coding for MGRITVRRPVVRVSFDADGAATTRRRPDHLAVEEPLEIRVGGDPLAVTMRTPGHDIELAAGFLVSEGVISRGEEYRSAIHCGGPGTPGGSTENTYNVLDVALAPGVAPPSPDIARSFYTTSSCGVCGKASIDAVETVSSYDVSTDAATVAAGDLLAFPDRLREQQAVFEKTGGLHAAALFDAASGEMLVLREDVGRHNAVDKVVGWAVLDGRLPLVGTVLQVSGRASFELVQKAVMAGIPILSAVSAPSSLAVELADASGLTLAGFVRGTSLNLYAHPGRVTTSAAAAD
- a CDS encoding metalloregulator ArsR/SmtB family transcription factor, whose amino-acid sequence is MGPYSAISSYSRVEILHLLQEQPGRTVTELCERTGLHANTVREHLQRLVAAGHVVQEKEHRTTRGRPRVFYSAATGEADASSPVARARVQDAARRGDLMRRVLPGSAGPLDEDAAHQLDAIVDDLVDAGFDPLVDEHALTIDLTPCPHATSQADHLETLCRVHIGLMQSVLSEARGPLKVEGIASACDPETCVVHLTR
- the cydD gene encoding thiol reductant ABC exporter subunit CydD, which produces MTDIVEAPPRTRAKPVDPRLLRYARSSRSFFIVIAAIAFVHTAVIVAFAWFLTTAIVGAIEGMPLPELLPTLGALGAVVIVRALLLWAREAVASRAAARVQTELRSALVVAVGALGPEWLSTRNSAELALTAGRGLDALEAYFGRYLPQLVQTVVATPLIIAVMWWQDWISGLTVVLTIPLIPIFMVLIGLATRAVQERQWKTLQRLASRFSDTVQGLSTLKVFGRQHRAAASIERVTDDYRRETMRVLRVSFLSGFALEFLASIAVAIVAVSIGFRLIDGSLTLAVGLFVLLLAPEAYLPLRQVGVQFHAASEGVAATDDVFDVLDAARTRDTARASEPSARPRSETSRVPAATLVVRELRVVRGGQALPAVSFTAMPGTVTLIEGPSGAGKSSLLAALRGAATFDGVAEVDAVDVRTLAPASWLAWAGQQPGLVTGTIAANVALGDENPDAALVTHALSLACAADLPPSYELGVRGSGISGGQAQRVAVARSFYRYLSGRAAVVAVDEPSAALDATTENRLWQSIRSLADDGATVLLVSHRTTARDIADQVVRIEPSEVIA
- the moaA gene encoding GTP 3',8-cyclase MoaA, which encodes MAAIPVTIGARRPEPLASVALLGDEPGDSGRPLVDTHGRVHRDLRISLTDRCSLRCTYCMPEQGNEWLAKSSILGTDEIVHVARVAAAAGVTTFRLTGGEPLLRTDIVDVVRRIAQLRTPDGEPVHVAMTTNGIRLPDFLPDLQAAGLGRLNISLDTIRRDRFRELTRRDRLDDVLEGIAAAQRSGLRPLKINAVAMRDVNDDELIDLVAFAIEHDAQLRFIEQMPLDAGHTWDRARMVTRAEILETLSARWELTPVPGRGGAPAERWQLDDGPHTVGVIASVTAPFCGDCDRLRLTADGQLRNCLFSTTEYDLLPALRGPGLAAPPASGEGARDAAIETMLRSCVLGKLPGHAINDPSFLQPARGMNAIGG
- a CDS encoding cytochrome ubiquinol oxidase subunit I; this translates as MDLLDPLLLARWQFGLTTLYHFLFVPLTLGMALTVSIFQTAWVRTGNLKWLHLTRFFGKIFLINFAMGVVTGIVQEFQFGMNWSSYSRFVGDVFGAPLAFEGLMAFFFEATFIGLWIFGWDKLPRKVHLATIWIATIGAWFSAYFILAANAFMQNPVGYQMAQDGSRAEMNDFFAVLTNPVALAALPHTLFAAFMMTAGVIISIAAWQLLRGRNVEMMRPALRYGLWGMIVAFAGVALSGDQLSLVMVQTQPMKMAAAEAMFDTACGANASFSIFTLGTPDGTSELFSIRVPYLLSLLSTHSLDGCVEGINDLNLQYTNELFPQFADQVDGNFAPILWVTYWSFRWMIGLGGLAALSAVVGLWLTRKKAKRPVPAWAWKIAIWAWPASLFAILVGWVFTEMGRQPWIVFGLMLTEDGVSPSVPGWTVLISLTAFTLIYAILAVVEIGLIVKTSQKGPDPLPEPGSEPAQPQSVEDTPTTVY